In the genome of Hemicordylus capensis ecotype Gifberg chromosome 10, rHemCap1.1.pri, whole genome shotgun sequence, the window TGTCAGCTGCTGCTTCAGAATCCTCCGTTTCTCATCCTGTCCGCACATGGTGGTGTATCAGCTTGGGTGCAATCTTTGTAGAATGTACCTGAGCTCAATGCCCATGCAATTTGCATTTCCATttctaccctgcatttgaggggacctgtgtgcagctttgctattaaaatgaatgcatgcacaatAGTTCACACAACCACGCACGTGTGTCCAGATAGCTGTATGCATGTAAAGTTAAGTTGGCGTTGACTCCTagtgtgaccacagagccccctTCAACATGTCAAAAGCTGCCTCTAAGCTTTGTGTTTCTAGGAGAACATGGGCAGCTCTGCTTTCAAAGAGGACATCAGGGCCCTTAAAGTCCATTTCTGGCTTTGCTTTTATGTTCtggggagagaaaagccccctGCGGCTGGCTTGCTGGCTTGCTTTTCTCTACTAACAGGCCTTTCCtggctcctctctcccacctAAACTATCTTAGCCCCTTTCGGAATGGCATTTCACAGACTGGCCAGAGGCTTTTGATTTCTTCGCGGCCCATCCCCAAATCTTGAGGTTTAAGTGGTGTCGCTGATGGGAGCACAATCAAGgtctattagccatgatggctatgTGGAGCCTCCATGCTCAGGGGCTTTCTACCtttggggagcaatggcaggagagggctcCTAGCCCGCTGGGGGGCTGCTGagagggggctgggctgggggagaGAGCCTCTCGGAGAGTCCTCGGCTTGCATCCCTACAACGACCCGGCAAGGTAGGGCCTGAGAGGCCCCAGGTAGGAAAGAGGGCGCGCTGGTCCAGCCAGGGGCTGCTGCTCTGATGTTCGTGCCAGGAGGGAAGCCTCGGCCCACGCCCCGGAGAGCCCCGACCGTCCTGCGAGGGCAGAAGGGCGGCGCTCTCTCATCACGGCCGGGTCTGCTCGCTCGGGAGctgttgctgccagccagagtcgCCCCGTCGACGGAGCCGGAGAGGCCGGGGCCCGGCTGGCGGGCAGCTGTGGAGCTCGGAAGCGGGCGCCCTCCCTGGGCGTCAGTCTAGGCGCCAGtctaggcagcagcagcagcggggggcggggcggaggggaAGGGGCGGGGCGAGTCCCTCCCGGCGTGCCCCGCGCGGCTGACGGGCCTCAGTCAGTGGCGAGCGGCGGGCAAGATGGCGGCCGAGGCGGACTCCTGGGGTAGGTCGGGCCGGGCCGGGGCCGGgcgcgctcccccccccgccccctccctcccccccgtccTCCCCTCAcgctcctcctgcctccctcttTTTCCTCCAGACGCGGACAGCTTCGAGGCGCCCGAGGCGGCGTCAGCAGCGGCGGGGGCGGCGGATCCCCTCAGCGGGCGCCTCCCGGCCGTGCCGGGCCGCGTCGACCGCTGGGCCGGGGAGGACGAGGAAGAGGACGTCAAGGTGGGTCCTCTGGCGGGGGCGCGGGCGCGCGCACCCCCCTCGCACGTgggctcggcggcggcggcggcccctcccttccttcctctctcccccctctctctctcggcggggggcgggggtctgAGCTGCGGCTGCCCCTCGGGCGGGGGGAGGTTGCAGCCgccgcccctgccccgccccgccgctGACGGGGGTCCCCGCGGCCCAAGGCTCGCCCCgctgcgaggaggaggaggaggaggagcgcggGATGCCCGCCCGGCCGCCACCTGTCTGCGTACATCTGGGGCTGCTGCCCGAGGGTCGGGTTTCCAGCCAGGCCTGGGCTCTGGCCCGGGCTtccagggcgggggcggggggcggcggctgtCGCCTTCCTCCCGCCGGCCACAGGCGGCCTCCTCCGGTGCGCAGCCCCCCTGCAGCGAGGGGACGGGGAGGCGGGAGGGTTGCCCCGTGGCCGCCACAGGCCTGGCTGGCCGGcgcggaggggaggagggagcgaCCCCGCCGCCGAGACCGCGAAATCCTCCCCTGGGGCCTAGCAGAGCGCCCTCCTCCGTGCCTGGCAGCTGGCCCTGGCCCTCTTGTGGGTTCGCTTGGGGGAACTCGGTTTGCTAACGCGTGCAGCGGGAGGAGGAGCAAAGGAGTGGTGTGGAGGCCGTGCGGGGCTGTGAGTCTCCCTGATGGGAGCCTGGGACGCCGCAGGGACcactgagcagcagaaaccggagGCCTGTGCATCGGCTGAGAGGGGCCCGGCCAAGACCTGTCCGTGTTTCTCAAAGAGCTGGAGATGCAGAGTGACTCCGCCATAGGATTTGGCGCTCCCGGAGGTTATGGGCGTGTTGCCGTTCCTAAAGGGTGGGCAAGCATTTGAGGTCTTTTGCCTCAGTGGGTCTTCTCCCATCCTCTAGTAAGATGGTCGATCTTTGTGGTCTTGGGGGGCACTTTTCCTAACTCCTATGCTCTGAAAGATTAATGTAAGGGGTGATCCTGTTGCCTGGTGTGAGTCTGTCTTTAGGAGGACTCTGGGAGTAGTCACTGTATTTGGCGAACCTTCCTAGGCAAGCTGTTCCACAACACGGATGCTTTCTCCATGCTTGTATTCGGAGTAGCTGTCAACTGTCGCATTATGCACTGATGTGTTGCTGTGGGGTGAAGAAAAGAACTTCCAGTTGTTGGGTTTTTCATACCTGTTTTCAGGAGTCCGTGTTCAGATGCCGCCTTTAATCTGCAAGGTTGCCAGACGAAATTAAGAAATGCAAGATGGCAGGTGGACTTGGGGGTGGCCTTCAGCATGTGCTCAGCCACACTGTTATCGGTCTCAGGCATGAGATTTTGCCAAGCAGGATGGGTGTGTCTGTCTGTAGGCCTGCTGAAGAACCAAGTGGCATCAGGCTGACTGTTCCACCCATCCCAGGGAGAGACTTAGGTGCTCCAGTTTACCTGAGACTTCTGCCAGTGTTGGAGGTGTGGGGACTGTCTGATCTGTATGAAGTTAGCATTGATGAGATGCGTGTCTCTCTTTGTGTTTAGACTCTTGCTTCAGACACATCTTgatatttatttagttatctatctatcaaatttgtagaccacccccaactttagtctctgggcagttaacaacagcagctggaagcttTCTGTAATACAAGTGCTTTGTATCTAGAGAGATCACTCTGAACTGCATCACAAGAGTGCAGATGAGAGTGACCTCTGATCATTGTAAGAACTTCCCCGTGATTGAAGAATAATACCGGAAGTGGGCTACTGGACAGACTCAGGGATGCTGTCTTGGCTTGTTAGTTACCCCGCTTTGGCCTGCAAGAGGGCAGCTGCCCAGCAGGGAAGTTTACATGACCGGGTTCTTGCCTTTTTTCTGGGCTAAGCCTTTGTGCATGTGGACAAGCCGGCTAGTCGTGCTGCGAGGGAGCCAGGGACCTGGTGGCTGAGCCAAGGCCACGTGCTGGCAGTGGGTCTGCAGGTGGAACTGggtgggcaaagggctgtttgcctgagagagagagagagccccagCCCTCCACTTGGCCttctggctggtcttgtggctttGCCGGTGCTGCTAATTAAAGTGTGCTGTCTGGAGTCAGCAATTAAGTCTAATGTGCAGTTTTCAAGGCAGGACAGAGCAGCGTTCTTTGGAGCCTGTGTCTGATCTGGCTCCTGTGAGATGCTGTGATTGCTTGAGGTCTCTTTAGCAGCTACCATTTTCTGCTTGAACCTCAGAGTACCTTGTGACTGGCCTTCATACACAGCTTGCTAACCCTAGCAGTGTGTCAATTCTGTAGCTGTTGCATCACTGGAAGGGTTCTCAATTTTCACGTTCCTTTCTTCGGCTGCCATTTGGAGATGTTTTGTTGTCCCCAAATGTGTCTCAGTGGGCCAGCCCACTGACCATGGCCTAAGTTCAGAGCCCACCTCTCAGTCCTAGAAACCCAGGCAGAAGCAGCAAAACCCTCATTGTGAGATGCAATTCTGCCAGCTTTCACTGCAGCCTGCCTTGGAGTGATCCTCACTGGGCTAAGCATGTTGAGCCAGGTGTGCTACTGTAGCATCGGCTTCAGTTTCTGAGACTGTATTGAGGCGTCTGAATGGGGAGGGGTAGAAGGGAGGTCCCAAGAGCAAGACCAGGAGGCAGCTTGGCCCTTGACAGTCTGGCAGGTGTGTGGTGCCTGGTCCTCGGATGCTGAGAACTGATGCTGCTTGCTTGTTTCTGCTAGGATAACTgggatgatgaggaggaggaggaggaagaagaaaaggaggcGGAGGTGAAACCAGGTGAGAAGTGGGAGAGCCCCTGGGCATCAGTCTCCAAGGAGAATTCTGGTGGGCGTGGGGGAGAGCCCTTGTGCCTGTTTCTTGTGGACAGAGGCCCAGGACCACCCTTGGGCTGGGATTGCGTCCGGCTTAGTGGCAGCTCTTGTTCTGagcatttaaaaaattaaaaagaattaaTGTTGTGCACTGTTCACAGAACCCAAAGTttcagaaaagaagaaaatagcAGAAAAAATAAAAGAGAGGGAAAAACTGCAGAAGAAAAAGCAAGAGGAGATTAAAAAAAGGGTAAGGCTCTTCTTAGCGGAGATAGGCAAGCTGCTTCCACCTTGTGCCACCCAAGGACACCAGACATCTCCAGGCCTTGACTCCTCATCACCTTTTATCCTTCCAAGGAGTGAGCCCTGAGAGCCCTTGTAAGGACCAGGGTGTATAAACCGCTCGAgggagaaaaatgctgattctgGTTTCCAAAGGTTGGCTGTCTGTGCTGCCGGCAAGCTCTTTTGTGTGGATTTCTTGGGTTTGCACACGTGGCAATGCAGGGCTTCTCCAGCTCCTGCTCTGAGTGGATTCCTCCTGGTGCAGCTGTCCTCTTGTCTTTGGGCATAGACCGCTGGGCGAGGCTAGGTCAGAGAggcattcttcagcttcttgtgtGAGCCGAATTCTGCCAGGAGAGGCCTTTAATGCTCTTGCCTCTGGGGTATTGGCTGTTCTGGCTTACTGTCCCCATCCGGGGGAGCTGAGCAAGAGTGGAGTCTGGTGTTTCTCTATGGGCCTTCTGCATGTTTCTCTGCTTGGTAGTGGAAATACTTTGGGAAGACATTTTATGTAAGAACAGCATGGTAAGAGAGCTGTGGCACCAGCATAACTGTGAGGTTTCGGATGCTGTGTTGGCTTCCACCATAGTTTAGCACTGAGCACAGACTAGTCACTGCCTGTCATTGAGCCTGACCTTGTACCCTCAAAGTTAGAGGCATCGGAAGAATCTAAAGAGCTTCCGCCAGAGGAGGAGCAGCTGGCAGAGAAACTCCGGCTGCAGAAACTGCAAGAGGAGGCAGACCTCGAGTTAGCAAAAGAAACCTTTGGTGAGTGCAAAGGCTGTGCAGTTGAAGCAGGTACCTCCTGCAGGGGGGTGATGGGCATCAGTGGGGGTAGTGGGCATCCTGCAGCATCTTGGCTCCCTTTGTCTGGCTAGGCTTAGTGTGTATGTCTGAACTTACACCAGGTTTGACGTTGGTTGGTTTGTCCTAACCATGGTCTTGCGTGATGTCTGAACTCACCCACAATCATGGCTTGTTTCCATAGCTCCACCCTTGCAGGGCACCTTCTTAGAGAGAGGCAAATCTAGACCATGGAAGATGAGGGGTGGGACCCAAACAAACCAAGATGTGGTGGTCGCCTGTGAGGCCAACCTGGCTTGTTAACGAAACTTTAGTGCACTGTGtctccacatgatgtctgaatcccCAAGGTGTATTTTGAGCCTGTTGCATTTGGAGGGATCAGGGTGCAGAACTGCATCCAAAATGAGAAATGTGCAAGGAGGGCTTTCAGCAAGTGGTTCGTATCCCTTCAGACAGGACCTTCCCTTCAGAGGGCCATATAAGGAATGGAAGCAGCTCCTTGCAAGTAGGTGTTAAGCTTGAAACTCAGTAGTAAGCCGTCTGTTCTTGCTCTCTGGCCTTCCTTCTACAGGTGTAAATAATACGTGTGGAATAGATGCCATGAATCCATCTTCAAAAGATGACTTTACGGAATTTGGCAAATTGTTAAAAGAGAAAATAACACTATATGAGAAATCCCTATATTACGCTGGCTTTTTGGAAACATTAGTTCGAGATGTATGTATTTCATGTGAGTACATCAGAATGGATCATCTTTGCACTCGGCTCCCACTCAAAACGTGTGTGGAGGAGAAAAtggtaggctggctggctgggttgTGTCCCTGTGAGCCGTCTCTTTTGCACCTTCACCTCCAGGAAGGAGAAGTTTGAGAGAGAGAATTGGCTGGGAATAGGTCACTGCTGTTTACCCTGTCTGGCAAGCGGCTATTCAGGTTCTCAGGCAGAGATGCTTCTAGTTCTGTATCCAGGATCCTTTTAATCTGGAGGTGTTGGGGCCGAACCTCGGGCTGTATCTATGGAAAAGCAACGGCCCTTCCATCTTCCTTCCCATTCAGCTTGAAGAGGTAGCCTGCAAATACTCTGCCAGGCTCTCTCCCCTGGCTTCCCATGGAGATCTAAAATTACTCCCAAGGTGGGCTTTCTTCTTGCTAATTAAGAGACTTTTTTACTTCATGGGAAGAGTGCTTGGACCCCAGTTTCTTGATCAGGGCTGTTGAAAAAGATGTCCTTGCAAAGTCCTGTGAATAACATTGTCTTTCTTGTACTTCTGTTTCACATTTAGTGGAAGTTGATGACTTGAAAAAGATCACAAATTCCTTGACAGTCCTATGCAGCGAAAAGCAAAAACAAGAGAAGGTGAGGCTAGGCCCTCCTTCCACTTTGGATCCAtgagggtggcagggggagagggggctttGGGTGAATCTGGGCTGCTTGAGCCAATCCTGTTCTCAACACGAGGGTCTAACGTGAAGGGAGACTGTGCAGTCTCACTGTGTGCATTTAGCATTAGCTATGCACCTCCAGTTGGGGGGAGTTTGCAGTCTTGTGCTCCTTAAAAACACACCAGTCAGACTTGTTTGTAGTGTTGGCAACATACAGACATAaaatgtttgggtttttgttCTTAGTCTGATCATATCATAAACATTCACAGTACTGATAAAACACACACTACCCAAGGTATCAATGGGGGGTACAGAATAATGGCACCCCTCTGGAAGAATCCTTTGTTCTCCTTTCCACTTTAAACTACTGGATCTTCTGTTTCCAAGAACCAGTGTTGGGAAGCAGGCCCTGCCAGTTTTCTGGATCCCTCCCGAACTGACGCTGGGCTTTCTTGTCTTCCCTCCAGCAAAATaaagccaaaaagaagaagaaaggagtggTGCCTGGCGGCGGCTTAAAAGCAACTATGAAAGATGACCTGGCAGATTATGGCGGCTATGATGGTGGCTACGTACAAGACTTTGAAGACTTCATGTGacgttcctcctcctcttcccttcggTTGTCTTTCTGTTGCCCATAACCCCCTTCAATGTGTAGCACAacttctttccttttaaaattctgCCAAATGCTACAATCAAAAAGTGCAGTATCTTTGTGCTGTCGGTTAGCCTGTTGACACTCTGCTGCTGAAGCGCTGGCATGCCCATTTGATGCCAAGGGAGCAAAATTATGAGGCTCAATTGTTTACTCAATCATAGGAAATAACAGgactttaaaaataatgtttgacTTCATCacagtggcagcagaagcagcactgaATTGGAATTGGATTTCAGCAAGGCCAAAATCTTATCATTACCAGCAGTTTAGTAATAACAGCCTTAACTGTACCTCTCTGACCGACTCCCTACCCAGACAACAAAAGCAGTTTGCAGCAAGGGCATGgtgtgtattattattagtattttacAAAGAGAGGCTTTATCAGACTAGAGCTTGAGGCTTTTCAGTAGGTGGGCCAAGTGGTCTGCAGGGAGGATTCTGCACTTGGAAATGCATCTGTGGAATTCCCCTGACAGGGGAGTGTGAAGGTGCATATAAGACATTTATTTGGGGGCAGAACAGGCCTGATGTACACTTTTCTGACTCTTTGGGGGAATCCTTTGCCACGTGGTTTTGGTGGCTGTAGTCGGGCTCTCACAGGACTCTGCTGTCTCTTTCATTTACagaaatcctgcttagcaaactgCAACAGTTCTGACAGTTGGGCAAATTGTTATGTTAACAATTATGACATCTGCAATGTTTTATAAAAGCAACTAATTTAATAAAATCACTATTGTGAGGACAGCAAGCATTGGTCAGTCTGTGCTTCCCCCTCTCaggcagcgggtgggggtgggggaaaatgcCAGCAGGTGACATTCTCTTAGGGTTGCTAAACGGAGCATTTGGGGATAAGCACTGTTTTAAGAATCCCACAGGCTCCAAACAGCCATCACTTCCTGCCCCCAGACTTGGGAGCAGAGTCCATCCCTTATGGCTTTGGTCTAGGAAACCAGTGGAAATTCGCCATATGCCCAGTTTTCCTGGCAGTGCCACTGGGTTCCTTCATTGCCCTTGTGGCTTCTTTAGAAAGCTCTCTGCTGTTTTTCCTAATGTCAAgtgggatatggggggggggggcagagcagctgctttgtatgcagaaaggcCCCGctccagtccctggcagcacctcccctgTAGAGTGGCTCCTTCAAGAGCTGTTGCCAGgcatgacttggtataaggcagcttcctatgcccagGAGCATGGGACGCCTGCCATGCAATCAGAGGGCTCAAACAAAGCAATGAAACTCATGGGAACAAATGAGGATGGAGCGGAGCTCTTGCACAACTAAGCCATGGCCGCTTTACTGAAAACACCCAACGAAACGGGGCCAGGGCAACCAGCTATGGCAAAGGTGGTACTTTAATATGTTCGCCATTAGAGGGGAATGGAAGTTATTTTTATACAGCCAATGGTCCTCGTACGAGTCACATCCCACAGGAGGATTTGCACTCTCTGTCACTGTTGAGCAGAGGCACTCACTGATTTCTCACCCAGAAGCTCAGCTGCAAAGCTTCAAGACGCGAGTTCATTTCTGCCAGAAGGGTATACTTCTGGCTCCAGTGTCAAATTCTTTCTGTTTTGTTCATCTGATTTCAACAGCCAGTACTGATTTGAAACCACTCCTGAGGCTAATGCTCTTCCTTTACTGTTTGCTCTGGGAAACAGATGCGGAACCAAGGTGTGTGGGGTTGGCCATTTGCGACGGAGACGAGACTCCGCTTTGCCACAAGACACCCCTGGGGGCTGAATGAAGATTCCCGCAGCGTCCACGAGGCAACATCTAGCTTGTCAGCAGGTCCTTCAAGCAACAGCCTGTCTGGGCATCCTGCAGAAGCATGTTCACCACGTCGTAGAACTGGTTCTTGTAAGCCAGCTTGTAATACACATAGATGTCGTCGCAATAAGTCAGGAGCTGCTTCAGGTTCTTCAGAGCAGGCTCGTTGCCCGGGTGCTGCTTGACCCTAGAATGGAAGGTGGCCACACTGTGAAcagctgcccccctccctccctgagggGGTCTTGCTTCTACGCTCAGCACCGCCCCCCCTAACTTCAAAACCAGTGCCTGAACTGGAGCAGGCAAGGAAGAGGTGGGGCCTTCCAAGCCCAGCGAAGATGCCAAGAGAAGGACGGCTCCCTCCTTCCGCCACTCAGCCTCCAAGCCAGGACCTCAAATGCACAAGAAAGCCTGGCTGGGAGGgggtctcccccccgcccccagcacaaCTGAGCAGCAGACACAACTCACTTCTGGGCAATTTCCTCAAAGGTGCTGGCCTTGAGCAGGCCACGGTGCTTGTACTCCTCCAGGTAGCTGAAGTCCCCCTTCACAATCACGTGCTGATACAGGACTTCAGCCCAGTCGGGGACAAAGTTGTAGGCCTCGGTCACAATTGCAGCCtggagagggtggggtggggggaaaggctgctgGGATTTGCATGGCAGGACCGCCCatccccttcccccgctggacCTCGAGGGCTCTCAGTCAGTCCCACTGAGCACCTGGGAGCATGTCAGGCTGGCCGTTGCCAGAACACGTGGCCAGGCAaaggatcaggaaggcccctcgGGTTCCCGGCCAGGCCTGCCATCCCATCAGGCCCCCCTCTGAGGCCCCAAGGGAAAGGGGGCCTACCTGGTAGAACCGGGGCAGGGCCATGACGCACTCCAGCAGGTCCTGCCGCCTCAAGCTGATCAGCTTGGTGCTCTGGCTGGTGTTCaggaagtggagctggagggtgaTGAGCTTGGTCAGCCGGCTGCAGCGCAAAGCCTGGCGCACACAGAAGTCCTAGGAAAGAAAGGGGAGTCGGGCAAGCGGGGAGGCAGCCGAGTGCCAGCACCGAGCCAAGGCCTGGGTCATCACACTGGCCAGACCCCTCGGAGGTGTGTGGCCTGCTCAGAATGGGAGGAAAGCAGGCGGAGTGGGGACGGCTTAACCTTGGAGGGTTAAGCCGTGGAATGAGCACGTGGCCATTTACAGGACACAACAATGCCCGAAGCAAGCCAACACGTCCCTCCTGCGCCTTACCTTGGAATAGCTTTCAGCCGCATCGATGTAGAGGGTCAGAGCTTTCATCAGGAGCTTCTTCAGGTTGGGCAAGTCCTGGAGGCACTCctctgggaaagagagagggCGTGACCACATGGCCAGGGCGGGGAGGGAGGCTGCCTGCCCAGGGCTTCAGGCGTAGTGGCTAAACCCAGCTGTAGTGATGGCACCAGGACTGCTCTGGGGTCAAGTCTGAGGGTTACTGAAGAGTAAAGTTTCCGTAACATGGAGGATGTAGAAGAGCAGGCCGTGGTGTATGCAAAGCAGCAGCCTGctgtcagagtgtgtgtgtgcatgtgcgtgtgtgtcctGCCTCCATGTGAATTCTTTCTATATGTTTGCTGGGTTCAAAGGAAACACGGCATCAGAAGGGCCCGGCAAAGAACGAGAACAGAGCCGCTAAAAAATCCCAGATAAGGAAATGTAGCTGAAAACTGGAGAACGTGGAAGCAAGGGGTGGAATTGGGGAGAGGCAAGAAAAATGAAAGATTACGGTCAGCCTTGTTCTTATATATTGCTGGAGAAGAAGTCAGGGAGGTATTCAACACTTTTCAGATTGATGAATATTGAAGTGTTTGGCAAATCTGAAGCTTATTGTGCACCTAGAAAGAATGTTACCTATAAGAGAGAGACGTTTTCCAGATGAAGGAGGAAACATAGATCCCTATGTAACTGATTTAAAGTTACTGGCACAGACTCGTGAATTTGCCCAGTGGTGAGCCACTAATCAAGGATTGCATTGGATCGTGTGGCATGAGATCAGAGAGAGCAAGATGACGACTACTGCGAGGAAGTGATCTGACCCTTGAACGTGCAGTGGGCGGCATCTGTAGAGCAGAGGGGCTTGTGGCAGCTCAGCAACAAAAAGGACCTGGGCCTGTAGTCCACTGGTACCGATCTAGCCACTCTCCATGAAGTGAGCAGGAAAGAGGAGAGTCACCAGGGGACTTGGTCTAGCAGGGGAAGCCACCCAAGAAGCCACCCTTGTCCTCTGTGCAACTGTAGAGAAGACACAGGGATCCGGGCTACACCCCAAAGAGCCAGGCGGCTTCAGTCTGGGACAAAAACTAAGAGGACCACTCCTGCCGGTGGAAGTGTGAAGCCTCCCTGAGGCCTGGGAAGGGGAAGGGCCACCCCACCAAGGCATGTCCTCCTCCGTCTGCAGGAGAACCAGCGCTTGGCAAGAGGAAGCTTCCGTCTCTCTGCCACTGACCCCAGGGCTGGGACTCAAGGAGCTTCAGCTGGACGTTGGCGGCGGCCTCATGATTCTCCCCGATCTCCCGGCACATGCTGAAGCAGAGGGCGATCATGTTGTGCTTCTCGCTGTCCCCTGGGCGGCAGCGCTTGATGTAGTCCAGCAGGGCCGTCTTGAGGGTCCCGCTCTGTCAACAGGGGAGAGGCGGGGGTGTTAGGAGGGGGGCAGTGGCGGCAGAGAGTGCAACGCTTGTAACGGGAACTTGGGGGCTGGCAAAGCCTCGCCAGCAACTGAGCCCCCTCCTCAGGGTGGGGAGAGCTCCACACCTCCACTTGCAGGCTGGAGGGTTTAGTAGAACCGGACCCGGATTTCacagaggggagagaggggaaaggattCCGAGGGCTAGTGGGCAGGAGATCAGGAGCTGAAGCTTTATGGTTTTGAAGGGCAACATGAACCCTCTGGAGTGGGAGCGCAGGAAGAACCAAGGCACTGGGGAGGGCTGTAAGATTTAGACCGAGCCtttggcgcagtggagaaataacttgccgagcaagccagaggttgctggttcaaatccccgctggtatgttccccagcctatgggaaacacccatattgggcagcagcgatagagaaaagatgctgagaggcatcaccTCATCCTGTGCAGGAGGAGACGGCAATGGTCAAGCCAGACAataccccagggctctgtgggcgccagcagtCGAGACCGACTCGATGCCgcaactttcctttcctttggacAGCAAAATCTGTCCCATTGGTTGGTGTCTGAATCCCAAATCGGGTCCCTTTCCTGGTTAGGGGGAGGTGGATTTTGCCTCCTTTACCCACCGGATCGAGCTTCTTCCTCATCAGCACTTCAAAGTAATGTTTCTCATGCAGCAGGTCAAAGATGTACGTCATCTCATTGTATCGGCCGATGCCAGTGAGAAGCCGCACCTATGGAGAGAGAACAGCCTGCTGGCCAAATATCATGACATCCTTTGGGGTCAGCAACAGGAGGGGGGTTCAGGAGAGGCAGGGAGTCGGGGGAACCACTCTTGTGGGTTTGGGGCCGAAGCATCAGCTGCTGTCAGCAATGTCTTGGATTTCAGCTGGTCCCCAGAAGGGTTGGGCAGGCCCA includes:
- the EIF3J gene encoding eukaryotic translation initiation factor 3 subunit J; the protein is MAAEADSWDADSFEAPEAASAAAGAADPLSGRLPAVPGRVDRWAGEDEEEDVKDNWDDEEEEEEEEKEAEVKPEPKVSEKKKIAEKIKEREKLQKKKQEEIKKRLEASEESKELPPEEEQLAEKLRLQKLQEEADLELAKETFGVNNTCGIDAMNPSSKDDFTEFGKLLKEKITLYEKSLYYAGFLETLVRDVCISLEVDDLKKITNSLTVLCSEKQKQEKQNKAKKKKKGVVPGGGLKATMKDDLADYGGYDGGYVQDFEDFM